The sequence CCCGGGCGCAGAGCGATGGTGTCCAAATACGCCTCCCAGTCGGCGGCGCTGTTGATGTTCAGCTTTTTGATTTTGTCCGTATATTCCGTGCGGGCGTCGGTATCCTTTTCGTCCAGGCCCACCTTTTCCGTCAAATACGCTTCCCACTGCGCGTCGGTCATGCGCAGTTTGGCATACGCTGCCGCATGGTCATCATAGGCAGCCCGCGGCTGGCAGCTGAGCCCCACATTCACAATGGGCAGCGCCAACGCGTTCAGATCCGCGCACAGCTGGAAATACTCGTGGTAACCCATGGCGTTGGTGTTGTTATAGTCCCGGCCGTTGTCGTCCTTCCACAGGTTCTCACTTTGCTTGCGCTCCTCCAAGGGGCCGATGGTATCTTTCCAATTGTACAGCTGATCCAGGCTGCCGCCCTCTGCCAGGCACCCGCCGGGAAAGCGGATAAACCGCGGGTGCAGATTTTGCAGCGCTGCAAACAGGTCGCTGCGCAGGGTGGTATATTTCCAGCTGTCGCTGCCGTAACCGTAGCTGCCCTGGGGCACCAGGGTGACGAAATCCAGGTATAAAGTTCCCTCACCCTCCAGCTGAAATACCAGAGCGCCATCCTTGCTGGCACTGGCGGTCAGCGGTACGGTCAGCTTGTTCCAGGCGCCGCCGGTTTTGCTCAAGTCCAGCTGCACCGCCGTCTGCTTGCCGTCGCCGCAGTCCAAATACACCTGCGCGGTGCCGGTAAAGCCGCCGGAGCGCACATAGCAGCTGAAATCATACACCTGGTCCGCCACAAAGCCCATATCCGCCGTGTTGGCTTTCTTTTTATCATATTTATCCGTCTTGTATTTATAAATCTCCGTAAAGCCCAGGTTCGTCAGGCTGCCCTTGCCGTCCACCGTCACCTTGGCGTAGGTGGGATTGTTCTTATTTAGAGGCAGGTTGCCCTCGGTGGTCAGCTCCAACCCATCCGCCACCCAGCCGGTGGTAGGCGCAGAGGCGTACTCAAAGCTGTCGTTATTCACCAAATTGGACACCAAGCCCCCGTCGCAGGCGTAGCTGATGTCCTCGATAAACGCACCGTACAAATGATCCGAGATGGCGGTTTGCTGGGCGTCTGCCGCCACACGCAGCACTGCCTGATCCGCTGCCTGCACCGGCAAGGCGGCGCCCAAGGTCAGTGCACCGGCCAGCAGTGCGCAAAAAATCCGTTTCATATATAGAACCCCCTCTATTTTATACCTTTATTATAACATACTGCCCTGCCCCGGCGCAACTAAAAAAGGCCGTGCCTGCACGCCGTGTGCAATATTCTTTGTTAAATTTTATCGAACTTTTTAATGTACTTTGTCAGTATAGGCATATTAAGATTTTGTCTATTTTTCAAGCCGGTTGACAGCGCCGAACCCTTGCCGTATAATAAATCTATTAAAAAGGTAGGTATTCGCTATGGAACAGGCATTTTCCAGAACAGAATTACTCTTGGGCAGCAGCGCTCTGGAGCGGCTGGCCGCCTCGCGGGTGGCGGTATTCGGCATTGGCGGCGTAGGTGGCTATGTGTGCGAGGCTTTGGCCCGTACCGGCGTGGGGCACCTGGATCTGATCGACAGCGACACAGTGGCCGTGTCCAACATCAACCGCCAGATCATCGCCACCACCAAAACCGTGGGGCAGTACAAGACGGACGCCATGGAGGCTCGAATCTTAGACATCAATCCGGCGGCCAAGATCACCAAGCACAACTGCTTCTTTTTGCCGGAAACGGCGGCGGATTTTCCCTTTAACCAATACGATTATGTGGTGGACGCAGTAGACACCATGAGCGCCAAGCTGGCGCTGGTGACCCATTGCCACGCCGCCGGCGTGCCCATCATCTGCGCCATGGGCGCCGGGAATAAGCTGGACCCCACCGGCTTTCAGGTGGCGGACCTGGCTAAAACGAAAATGGATCCGCTGGCCCGGGTCATGCGCCGGGAGCTGAAAAAGCGGGGTATTCACCACCTAAAGGTGGTTTACTCCCAGGAACCGCCTATTCCCACCGCCGGCGCCGGACAGGCGGATCCGGATCACCCCGGCCGCCGCAGCACGCCCGGCAGTGTGGCCTTTGTGCCCTCCGTGATGGGCCTGATCCTAGCCGGCGAAGTAATCAAGGATCTGATTAAAGCGGAAAAATAAGCAAGCAAAAAGCCAACCGAGCAAGACGCCCGATTGGCTTTTTTCTGTTTTGGCAATACGCCATTTATACAGGGATTGTCGGTCACTGGCGCACCCGAGTCTTGATGTTCTTTACGGTCAGAACCAAGCTGGCAGTGGACGCAGCCACAGCAGACAAGAGCAGCGGCCGGCGCAGTTTTTCCGGTGCAAAAGCAAAAGCCGCCACCTGCAAACTGGCGGATAAACAAGTCAAAAATGCTGAAACGGTTCTCATTTCTGCGCCTTCATTTGATCCACAAGGTTTTGCAATTTCCGGGTCACCTGCTGCATAAGTACCATTTTCTGCACTCTGGAATCGCCGATCAACTGTACCTTGCAGGTGTTGTCCCCATCTGCATACACCCGGATTGTGTCCGCCCAAGCCAGGAAAGTCAGTTCCTCATCATCATAAATACGCAGCCAGCCGCTGCCGCTCAGCACCAGCTGTTCCTCGGGCAATGCCGCACTATCCGACGCCAGCAGGGCTTCATACGGTCCGTCTGCAGTGAAGTTCAGCAGCGCTACCTGCTCCGGCGTGCGCAGCACCAACTGCCGACAGGCGCTGGTGCCAAGGTTTGCTTTTCTCTGTGTGTTGTTCATGGTCTTTCTCCTTTTCGATTTCTTTTGATTTTGCACGGCTCTTCTCTCCTCTCGATTATGCCGCCGCTGGCACCGGCAGTCAACAAAAATCTTCACTTTCACTGCTCACAGGGTCATTTTTTGTACAGTGAAACGCCCCTGAACAGATTTTCATTGCACTTTACCGTGGAGCGTGGTACAGTAGGCTTGCAAGGCGGGTGGCCGTCTTGCATATAGGCTTATCATTATACATTTTGTACTCCTATTTTCATTTTTTACTTCCTTGTGTTATTTTCCTTTCTGCAGCTCGGGCAGCCACCTACCCGGGCAGCCCACACCCTTGGCGGGTGGCCGCCCGCCATCTACTTTTTTACTTAGAAGCGAAGCGCTTCTAAGATTTTGATTGCGTCGTCCGGTGTTTTGCATTTCTTCAAGGCACCGGACACAAATTCAATCCACCTAACCCACAGGCCTGACCGAGCAGATCAAAACTGCCCGGCTTTTTTATACCTCGCAGTACCAAGTACTGCAATAAGTACTGCAACGCCAAAAGTTTTTTATTTTCTCTCATTTTTTGTAAAAGCGAAAATTTGGCTTATCCAAGCCAAAAATGGGAACATGAAGAAATAAAGGACGGCTAAAAAAGCCGTCCTTTTGGGTCGAGGTGACAAGAATATAGGCGTAAAATTTGGCTTAGCAGCGGGCTTTCTGCCATTCTGTACTGCAACAGTACTGCAACGCCGTTACTGCTGCAAGAACTGCTCGATCGACTGCTTGATAATCTGTGCCTGTGCAATACCATCAGCAGCGCATTTCTCACGAAAAGCGGAAGCCATTTCCTTGGGGGCACTTATCTTTTCTTATTTATATCTGTGCAGCACTTTTCTGTGGAGCATTCGGGGTAAGCTGCTGGATATAGGCGTCTGCTGCCTCTGTGTACTTTTGTTCGTAGTCGGAGAATACATCACAGTAGGTGTTCAGCGTTGTTTCTATATTGGCGTGGCCAAGGCGCTTTTGCAACACCTTCGCTGGCATTCCGCTCTCAATGCAGCGGGTGGCGTATGTATGCCGCAGGCTGTGCAAGGATACAACGCCGGGTATGGACGGATCCAGCACATTGTATTTTTTTAAGATACGCTGAAATTGCAAATTCACTTGGCTGGTGGTCAGTACCTTGTGACCCTTGAAGTCGTAGAACAGCAGATCCAAGCGGTTGGGCTGCCACCGTTCCATATATTCGGATAAAATGCGGTATGGGGCGTCTGTCAGGCTCAAAAGCCGCTGCCCGGCATAGGTCTTGGTTTTTGTGCCTATAACAGCGTGGTCCGTCTGATCCTTGGTCACCGTGCGTCGCACATTCACGGTGCGGAATGTCAAATTGACATCGTGCACATCCAAGGCGTTGATCTCGCCCATACGCATTCCTGTGCTGAGCATTAACATCATCTGCTCCCAGTATCGGCAGCCACGCTCTTGGTCGTTCATGACCTGCACAAACCTGGTCTGCTCCTCTACGGTCAAAGCACGCACCTTGCGGGTGGCCTTGTTGCTCTTTGGCTTTTTCATGCCACGCATAGGATCCTTGCGGATCAGATCGTTATCAAGAGCCGTGCGGAAGCAGCGGGCCAGCAGGGCGTAGTCCTTGGCGATTACCGAATTGGAACAGCTGGTGATCTCTATTAGGTATTGGGTTACCTGTGGTGGCCTTACGGATTGCAGCGGGCAGTCGCCTATGGAACTGGCGGCGATCCGTTTACAGCTGGCCAGCTTGCGCAGGTAGGTATTGTCCCCTATCTGGTTTAGCGCCCGGTCTGTCTCGACAAGTGATAAGATATACTGGGCAACGGTGATCTTGTCCGGCTCAATTACAGAGCCGGTGGAAAGTTCACTTTTCAAAGCGTCCAGCTTTGCCCGCACATCTGCCTGTCGCTTACCGTACACAGTTTTGCGCTTGGGCCGGCCGTTGGCGTCCACGCCTATAGTCAGCTGGGCAGCCCATAGGCCTTTGCTTTCCATCTTATAGATGGTTCCGTCACCATTCCCTCTTTTTCTTGGCATTGTACACACTTCTCCTTTGCATATAGCAGCGGGCAGCACCTAAAAAAGGGCGCAAAAATGCCCTGCTTGATTTTTTTGCAGGGCTGTGATACAATAACCAGTGTTGGGTGGGTATTGTATTACACAATCCTACTTATCGGCTCTATCCTGTTGGCGCAGGGTAGGGCTTTTTTTATTTGTTATTATGTCGGCGTCAAAAAACGATTTTATACCTGCTCGCTTTCAAGAAGCCTTACTGTCTGACGGTATTCCTCCGCTTTGGCAACGGCGGTAAAAGTGACCGTAGCATTATGGTTTTCTTTCACTACCTTTTCAACTTCAGAAAGCGAAACGCGGAAGAATTCTTTTCGGCTGTTTACAAGATTTATACGCCGATCGTCAAACTGCCGGTGTAAAGCTGTCTCCAACGCCGGCGCATCCTCTGAGAAAATCATAGCGTGAACATCAAATTCAAACGGTACGGAAGCGCTGCTGAGTTCTTTTATGCGGTCCATAGGCTCTAACCGTCGTGTCATTCCAATTTTATATACATTCTCTCCAAAAGAGCCGATATTGGATATTACATAGACGAAGCCGGCGCGCGTATTCTGCTCCCGGTCGAGCACATTTTTTCTGTCCTGCTCTAACAGGCCGAGTTTCGCCTCCAGTTCTTTTATCTTGTCAACATAAAGCTGCTTTTCAATATCATCCGCTTTATGTAGATAAGTCATGAGTTTCTGAATTTCATTCTTGAACTGCCGTTCTTCCTTATCGAGCTTTGCTTTTTCGCGTTCAATTTCACGGCGCACTTTTTCTTCTTCAAGCATTTGCTCTCGGATCGCGCGTTGTTCTTCCTTTTCGCGCTCCGCCATCACCTGATTGCCGTACATACAGTTGAGCTGCTCCAGCTTAATCTCCAGCAGCGGGCGGTTGAGTTCCACTCCGTCTGGCGCAAAAATCCTGTTGAGCATTTCAAAGGACTTGATGATTTTTGAACGCGCACTGTCAATGTTCCGCGTGGTAACATTCTTGATAATAGCCGCCGCTTCCGAATTAAAGCAACGCAGGATCTGTTTCACATTTGCATTTATAACAGACTTTGGCGCGTCGGAATGTACAGAGACAGCATTGTTTGAGGATACACATTCTTTTTCATTAAGTTGTGCAAGAGCAAATTTGTCTTTATATTCTGCAGACGATATATCATAGTCAACAGGGACGGCGACAGAGGCAGCAACCGCTTCTTGTTGCGCCACTTCAATTTCGGCTTTAAGATTGCGGATTTCGATATTCAACTGAGAAATGCATTTCCGTTTTTGCTTCAGTTCACGCTCAACAGCTTGAACCTTTTGAGCACAACTGTCCTCTGTTTCTTTTCGCATTTTTTCCGCAGTCGCTTTGGCGTCTTGCACGCGCTGATCTGCATTGGCATTCGCAAACGCCGCGTATTCGTCGGCATTTTTGATTATATTTATTTTTGAAAATGACTTCTGCAAAATATAATAGTACAGCACGAGAAACGCTACATCAGCCAAAGCAAACAGCGGTACTCCTACTGTAGCCAAGATAGAAATCGCAATAATAAACGGATATGCATACAAAAGGATTTTATATTCTTTTTTCATTTCTTTTTTCCTCTTATTAAGTTATTACATCTATAATCACGGCGTGCCGTGAATTATGATATTCCACATTCAAAGTAGAATTCAATGGCCTTGTGTATATAGTTCTCGGTCACATTGAAATACTCGGCCAACTCGTAAGGCTCCAGGCCCTGGCGCAGCTGCACCTCCAACTCGGCCTTGGGGATCAACTTTTTTACCGCCCACTTATCTGCCCGGCGTTCGTGCTTACTGCGCCGGTCAAGCGGGGCATATAGGTTGTAGAACGACCCGGTTATGCAGTGCCCGGCTTCGTGGGCAAGGCGACAGCGGGCCTCTGCGGTGCTCTCCAGGCTCTGCTCGTCAAGTGCTATGTAATAATCATCGCCGATATTGGCAGACGCAGACTTGGCAGCGGGCATACTGCCCAGATACACCTCTATGTTGTTTTGCTCGATGAGATCGAACAGGGACTCAGTTGTTGTCATTCTCTCTCTTTCTCTTATCTTTGATAAATTCTACAAAACCTTTAACTTCGTTCCACATCTCGTCGGTAACCTCTCCGTCACCACCAAATAGTGCCACCTTGGCGATCTCCTCCGGACTTTGTTGGTCCGGGGGATTTTTTATGTCCGTTTTTCCAGTTAAGTAGTCAATAGACACACCGAAATACTCACTAATGCTCTTAAGTATCTCCAGTTTGGGTTCTACATCTTCTCCATTCTCATATTTTTTCTTCCAAAAGGAGACACTGCCTTTATTAAAGCCACATTCTATAGCGGCTCGTGAAGGCGAGATACCGGCCTCATTGCATATATGTTGAAAGCGGTCATAAAACACAAAAAATGCCTCCTTGTTTTGTGCAAATTACACAAAGTTTAACAAATTAGACTTTTTGTGTTGCAAAGTTGAACGAATTGGCTTATAATGCAAGTGTGGTTGAATTCGTTAAACTATTTCAACAGCGTTAGCAACTTTGTGTTTAATTCTTTGGACAAGATGAGTATAGCACACAGGTTTAATAAATTCAACCACTTTTTAAAAAAATCTGGGAGGAGGTATATTTTTTGGACAGTTGGATTGAAACAGCAATAGGAAAAATGCACATGAACAAGATCACGCAGCGTGACCTTGCCAGGAAACTCAACTGGTCTCCGCAATATCTTTGTAATGTGCTCGGCGGAAAGCGAAAATCAAAAAGCGGAGAAGAGCGGATCCTCGGCGCAATCAACGAGATCATCGCAGAGCGCAACAACTAAATACACGGCCAGCCTTTAGATAAGCAGCAGGCAGTTAAAGCGAGGTGAATAAAAGTGATTGTTGTATTGGTTCTTATTTCCACTGTTGCGATGATCAGTGCGCTGATGGCGCATTGGAGGCTAAGAGCGGTTTTGTACTATTTGACTGATAAGAACATCCAATTCACCGAAGAGGATATGGAGAAGTGCCTGCGCCAGGTGCTGGAACACCAATTCAAACGGTAGGTGGATTAAGCAACATTGATGATAAGACACTGGTTGCGACGGATGAGAGAACATTCAGAGAAGCAGAGGCAAATTTGGAAGCAATTTTCTTTGTTTTTCTCCATACATTGTCATCTCGGATGTTATCCAGCAGATCGTGACCTGGCATGAGGATGGATTCCACAAAATATGTTGGTGTGGTGCATAGATCTGCAACCGAGACGGCCTTTATGTATCTGGCCTCTGACAGCAAGCTGATTGTATACAAGATTTCTTCAGAAGTGTATGGGTCTATTTGAATTGTAGAGGCGTCTAAGTGGTCATTGTAACCAAGGTGCTCTTCAAGGTAGATCAGTACCTCTCTTACACAGTCTTTGTTTAATTTCATCTGATTTTGTCCTTTCGTCATAATAACATCATTATAGCAACAATTCACAACCAATGCCAGCCTTTTGGGCGGCGGCAGAGATACGCAGGCAGCGGGACCTTTTTTTCATTTCTTCTCTTTCTTCTTTTCTTTTTTTGTCAAATTTACCCCCTATGTTCCTGCTTCCGGTGCCCACCCACCCAACATCACATTTATCGCCAACGGCACTTTTGCCGTGCAGCGGGCAGCTTGCGGCTCTGCCGCTTGCCCAAAGGGCTGGCCTAATCAAGAAAGGAGAATAGCAATGAAAGTACCAATCAACAAGGACAGCCCCTTGGCAATGGACGACTTCGACGCCGCCGTGCAGCAGCGTATGGAGCGCCTGCAAAGCTATATTGACCTGATCCGCACCGCCGAAGCTGTAGAGGAAGAGGTCAAGGTCAAGGGCGCAAAGCTGTATCTTGGTCCGGAAGATGTGGCGGCATACCTGAATTGCAGCATTCCGACTGCCAGGCAGTATATGCACCGCCCGGGCTTCCCTCTCATTCAGTTGGGTGAGAACGGCACCAAGTTGGCTGTGTTCGCCCCGGCGTTCCACGCATACAACGCCGGAAAATACTAAATTGCAGTCAACTGCAAAGAAAGGACAAACCAATGACGAAGCGAGAAAAGGCAGGGACAGTCCTGGTGGTCACCGGCTTTCTGCTGGTGATGTTGGGTTGTTGCCTTGTGGCGGATAATCCGTACTGGTGGGTGTCCGTGGTGATCAGCGGAACCGGCTATGCATTGATCGCTCTGGCGGTGTTCGTGCTGCCCAAGGAGGACGAGCCCCGACAGGACAAGCAGCTGGTGGTTGAAGATGATAAGTATAGAGTGGTGCTGCTGGCGCCGCTGACAGACTTTGAGGTGGCGTATCTGCACGCCATTCAACTTGGAAAGGATGATGAAAATGGACGATTACATTGATTTGGTGATCGCTAAACTGGATGAGGACCATATTGTTCTGCGGGCGCCGTGGAATACCGTTAGAGCCGGCGACACCGTGTATGTGCGGGGTGATGGCAACTACGAGGCACTGGAAGTCATCGCAGAACGGAAAACCAAGGTTCTGATGGAATTGCCGAAAGTGACCGCCATTATGCTGCCGCTGGAGTATGACGACGAACAAAGCGGTGGGCAAAAAGAAAAAACCGACTGAGCGACCAGTCGGCTTAAACACAGGCGGCGAAAAGAAAGTAAAACGCCTGCGCTATATCCATTATATATAAGGACCGCAGAGAAGTCAAGGACAAGCCGTGCGGCAAGGGCGAAAAAAGGGGTCTGTGCTCCTTTTTTGCTCCTTGTTCAAAGTATTATTTTTAGGCGCAAAACGCCAACGGCAAAAGTATATATCGCTTGGCATTCTTCAGCGGGTTCAGGCGCAGGCAGGAGACCGGCGGCAACAGGGTGTGCACCCGCGCCGCATAATGAGGAGCTGTGCTCTGTGGGAATGTGGAACACGCCGGTGAACCGGTGGGAAACTTGCTTTTCCACCCGGGAGCCGATCAGCGTTTTCCAGCATTTCCATAGAGTGCCGGTCCGTCCAGAAAGGAGCAAACCAAAATGCCATGGGTGCAAAAGACCGTCCATGCGGGAAGATGTATCTATATCCAGCGCCACTACTCCTCGCGCTATGGCAGCAAACACAAATGCACCAGAGGGAGCAACTACGGCAAAACAAGTGAGGCCCAGGCCATTGTAAACAATCGCCAGGCGTGCCTACAGCAAGAGATGATTTTTAACGCCAATTTTGGTCCAGGTGATCTGACCGCTACCTTTACATTCCGTAAGGCGGACAGACCCAAGAATCTGCAAGAGATCAAGAAACTGTGGGCGGCATATATGGCCAAACTGCGATATGCCTACAAAAAGGCAGGTGTGGAGTTCAAATGGATGAGGGCCATTGAGACCCCGGACAAGAACCCGCATATCCACATGGCGCTGTCCGGCATCGACATAGCCAAGCTGCCTCGGTGGCCGTATGGGCGGGTGGACTTTGTGCCGGTTGATGACAGAGACCACCACACCTACGGTGGGTACCTGCGTGAGGAAACACATATCAAGCAAGGGCACAAAGGTAAGTACACCACGGCCAAAGCAAAGGTATGCTACAGCCGCAGTCGTAACCTGACCGTACCGGAGCCGGAGTACAAAATCATTTATAATGACCACTGGGCGGACGAGCCAAAGGCACCAAAGGGCTATTATGTTGTCCGGGACACCCTGAACAACTGGGAGGACGAAGTCACCGGGTTCAAGTACCAGTCCTATGTGCTTTGCCCGATCTCAAAGAACCAACCGCACCGGCGGTGTTAGGAGGGCGACAATGACATACATACAGCAATGGGAACAAATGCGGGACAAGGTGCGAAACTTGGAACAGGAACGCCAAACCCAGCTGATCTTGGCACCGCACAACGCCTACGGCTTCAAGCTAAACATCAACCACCCGCTGATCCGGCCAAAGTGGGACGCCTTTAAGAGCACCAAGGGCCTGGGCCAGTATGGCATGACGGACGATCTGCGCCGGGAATTTGAGGAGGCAGTGCTGGCCAGTAAGTACATGCAAAAGTGCATGGAGCAGGAACAAAGGAAGATTGGCGCCGTCGAGCACCAATTCATCCGTATGGCCTACTCCGTAGAGAAACAGGCAGCGGGCTAATGGGTACCCAAGAACACTGGACTGCTGCCCAGTACCAGGAGTATCTCCGGCAGCGGGCAAAGGGAAACAACAAATACCACGCCGTAAAGGTAGAGGTGGACGGCACAGTATATGCCAGCCAAAGCGAAAGCAGGCGCGCCAAAGAGCTGCACCTACTGGAGCGGCACGGGCTGGTGCGCAATCTGCGCGAGCAGGTGCCGTATGAGCTTATTCCTGCCGGCGTTGGCCAATACCGTAAAGAGCGCTCAGTGGTGTACAAGGCGGATTTCGTTTATGAAGTATGCCAGCCGGACGGCACCTGGAAATGGGTGGTAGAGGACACCAAGGGTGCCAAAACAAAGGAATACATCATCAAAAGAAAGCTGATGCTGTACATTCACGGCATCAGCATAAAGGAGACGGAAAAATGAATTTCAAAAAATTGCTATCCATTTGCAAACGAAGCAAGGCCTATTTTCTATATGACCTGCCTGACGGCGAGCAAATGCTCAGTAATGGCAGCTGCGGTTACATCCTGTACGGCCACCCTGAATACACGCCGGAGACGCTGCGCATGGTCGCTGACTTGGCAGAGGATGACAGCGTGATCATGACAAGAATGCCAAAAGCGGATCTGCCGCTGGCAGACCAATGCCCCAATGAAGAATATGCCGCCCCACTGGACACCTGCATTGTAGCCGCAGGCGCTGTATGGCAACCGCTGATTGTAGGTGCGGGCATGACATTCATCAACAGAAGAGCGTTGCAACCTATCGAAAAGGAAGAAGAGGGATATTACCTGTACAAGC comes from Oscillospiraceae bacterium and encodes:
- a CDS encoding tRNA threonylcarbamoyladenosine dehydratase; the protein is MEQAFSRTELLLGSSALERLAASRVAVFGIGGVGGYVCEALARTGVGHLDLIDSDTVAVSNINRQIIATTKTVGQYKTDAMEARILDINPAAKITKHNCFFLPETAADFPFNQYDYVVDAVDTMSAKLALVTHCHAAGVPIICAMGAGNKLDPTGFQVADLAKTKMDPLARVMRRELKKRGIHHLKVVYSQEPPIPTAGAGQADPDHPGRRSTPGSVAFVPSVMGLILAGEVIKDLIKAEK
- a CDS encoding site-specific integrase — translated: MPRKRGNGDGTIYKMESKGLWAAQLTIGVDANGRPKRKTVYGKRQADVRAKLDALKSELSTGSVIEPDKITVAQYILSLVETDRALNQIGDNTYLRKLASCKRIAASSIGDCPLQSVRPPQVTQYLIEITSCSNSVIAKDYALLARCFRTALDNDLIRKDPMRGMKKPKSNKATRKVRALTVEEQTRFVQVMNDQERGCRYWEQMMLMLSTGMRMGEINALDVHDVNLTFRTVNVRRTVTKDQTDHAVIGTKTKTYAGQRLLSLTDAPYRILSEYMERWQPNRLDLLFYDFKGHKVLTTSQVNLQFQRILKKYNVLDPSIPGVVSLHSLRHTYATRCIESGMPAKVLQKRLGHANIETTLNTYCDVFSDYEQKYTEAADAYIQQLTPNAPQKSAAQI
- a CDS encoding DUF4041 domain-containing protein, with amino-acid sequence MKKEYKILLYAYPFIIAISILATVGVPLFALADVAFLVLYYYILQKSFSKINIIKNADEYAAFANANADQRVQDAKATAEKMRKETEDSCAQKVQAVERELKQKRKCISQLNIEIRNLKAEIEVAQQEAVAASVAVPVDYDISSAEYKDKFALAQLNEKECVSSNNAVSVHSDAPKSVINANVKQILRCFNSEAAAIIKNVTTRNIDSARSKIIKSFEMLNRIFAPDGVELNRPLLEIKLEQLNCMYGNQVMAEREKEEQRAIREQMLEEEKVRREIEREKAKLDKEERQFKNEIQKLMTYLHKADDIEKQLYVDKIKELEAKLGLLEQDRKNVLDREQNTRAGFVYVISNIGSFGENVYKIGMTRRLEPMDRIKELSSASVPFEFDVHAMIFSEDAPALETALHRQFDDRRINLVNSRKEFFRVSLSEVEKVVKENHNATVTFTAVAKAEEYRQTVRLLESEQV
- a CDS encoding ImmA/IrrE family metallo-endopeptidase, whose translation is MTTTESLFDLIEQNNIEVYLGSMPAAKSASANIGDDYYIALDEQSLESTAEARCRLAHEAGHCITGSFYNLYAPLDRRSKHERRADKWAVKKLIPKAELEVQLRQGLEPYELAEYFNVTENYIHKAIEFYFECGIS
- a CDS encoding helix-turn-helix domain-containing protein, encoding MFYDRFQHICNEAGISPSRAAIECGFNKGSVSFWKKKYENGEDVEPKLEILKSISEYFGVSIDYLTGKTDIKNPPDQQSPEEIAKVALFGGDGEVTDEMWNEVKGFVEFIKDKRKRENDNN
- a CDS encoding DUF2513 domain-containing protein translates to MKLNKDCVREVLIYLEEHLGYNDHLDASTIQIDPYTSEEILYTISLLSEARYIKAVSVADLCTTPTYFVESILMPGHDLLDNIRDDNVWRKTKKIASKFASASLNVLSSVATSVLSSMLLNPPTV
- a CDS encoding DUF1064 domain-containing protein, with product MGTQEHWTAAQYQEYLRQRAKGNNKYHAVKVEVDGTVYASQSESRRAKELHLLERHGLVRNLREQVPYELIPAGVGQYRKERSVVYKADFVYEVCQPDGTWKWVVEDTKGAKTKEYIIKRKLMLYIHGISIKETEK